A segment of the Methanolinea mesophila genome:
AAAGACGACCTGGTGAAGACGTATTCCGGGGGGATGCGACGGCGGCTGGAGATCGCCCGCGGGCTCCTCCACGAGCCGAAGGTCCTCTTCCTCGACGAGCCCACCCTGGGGTTGGACCCCCAGACCCGGAACCACCTCTGGGAGTATATCGACCGGCTGAACCGGGAGAAAGGGATCACCATCATCCTCACCACCCACTACATGGAGGAGGCGGACCGGCTCTGCCGGAGGGTTGCCATCATCGACCACGGGAAGATCATCGCGATGGACACCCCGGCACGGTTGAAAGAACAGATCGGCGGCGAGGTCATCACCGTCAGGTCACCTGAACCCGGGGGTATCTGCCAGAGCATCCGGGCCCCCTGGGTCCAGCACATCGAGAAGCACGAGGACTCGGTAACCATCAGTGTGCAGAACGCCGAGGAGCACATCACCGAGGTGGTGACGATCCTCACCGGCAACAAGATACCCATCCGGTCGATCGCTATCAGGAAGCCGACCCTGGAGGACGTGTTCCTCCACTTCACGGGCCGGACGATCCGGGCGGAAGAAGCGGGGTCGAAAGAGGCGATGAGGATGATCCACCGGGCATTTACGAGGCGGTAACATGGACATCATCCACGCCATATGGCTCCGGAGCATGAAGCGGTACCTGCGTTCGAAGAGCAGAATCGTCGGCAGCCTCGCGATGCCGGTGTTCTTCCTCCTGTTCCTTGGGTTCGGGCTGAACTCGGTGGTCAGTATCCCGGGCATGGGACAGGACTACATCGGGTTCCTTATCCCGGGCATGATTGCCATGAGCGTCCTCTTTACCTCGGTCTTCTCCGGCATCCAGATCATCTGGGACAAGCAGTTCGGATTCCTGAAAGAGACCCTGGTAGCCCCGGTCTCACGGCTGGAGATCATGCTCGGCCAGACCGTCGGGGGGGCATCGACCGCGTTTGTCCAGGGAGTGTTCATCATGGTCCTTTCCCTGTTCCTGGGCATTAACATCCAGGATGCGTTCGGGTTCCTGCTCGCGTTCGTGTTCATGATCCTCATCGGGATCGCCTTCACGGCATTCGGGATCGCCATCGCCTCAAGGATGGAGGACATGCACGGGTTCCAGCTTATCATGAACTTCGTGGTCTTCCCGATATTCGGTCTGTCCGGGGCGCTCTTCCCCATCGACAGCCTCCCGGAGTTCATCAAGCCGATAACCCTTCTCGACCCGCTGACCTACGGGGTGGAAGGCATCCGCTACGGGCTGACCGGGGTGTCCCAGATCAACCCGGTGATCTGCCTCGCAGTGCTTGGCGGGTTCGCCGTGGCGATGACCGTTATCGGGGCGTTCTTCTTCAGGAAGATCAAGATATAATCCAATCCTCCTTTATAGAATCCGATCCTTTGCGCTGAGAATTTCCCCTAAAGACAGGAAATCCTGATTTTAATGAAACCGTTTTTTCCCGACGGTCTCCTGACAGGGCCCTGGAGCGTTAATATGAGGAAAAAAACAGATGCAGACCCGTACGGGATCGGGCGCTACCCGTTCTCATCCGGATGCTTTACATTACCCCTGGCAATGCTTGCAAAGACCCCGAACAGGCAGAGCACGGTCATCACGATGAATATCAGGTGAAGGCTCTCCAGGAAGAGCGGGTAGACCTCGGGAGTGACTACGACCCGCCCCATAACCAGGGAAAAGATCATCATCACGAGAGCCATGCTGGTCATCTGGCCTATCGCCCGCATGGTCGCAACCATGCTCGACGCCACGCCGTAGTGTCTCCGGTCCACCGAGGACATGATCGCATTGGTATTGGGAGACGAGAACAATCCGTATCCCAGCCCGAGCAGCATCAGCACCCCGACGACAAAAACGAGCGGGGCATTATCCGTGAGGAAGATGAAAAGGAACAGGCCTGTGGTGGTAAGCGCCATTCCCGCGCTCGCAACGGTCCGGGGTTCGATCCGGTCCGAGAGCCTCCCTGCGAGGGGGGAGAAGACCGCCTGAACCACGGGCTGGGCGACCAGGACCAGGCCTGCGGCCTCGGGAGAAAAACCCCTGGTATACTGGAGGTAGAGGGAGAGCAGGAACGTCACACCGTAGGTCGCCGCGTAGTTAATCATCGCCGCGAGGTTGGAGAAGGTGAACGTCACATTTCCCGAGAAGACGCTCAGGTCGAGGACGGGGCTCGTGCTGCGGTGTTCCCACCAGAGAAATCCCGCGAGGAGCGAGATCCCGACTGCAAGCCAGAAGGCGGATCCGGGTTCCGGAACAAGTGTCAGGCCGTACATTATTCCGAAGAGTGCGAGGGCATAAAACGCGGAACCCGGAAGGTCGAACCGGGCCCCGCGAGCCTCGGCCCACTCGCTCTTCACGTGCGTCCGGGTGATGGAGAAGACCGCGATCCCCATGGGAACAATGACCAGGAAGATGCTGCGCCACCCGAGGTATGCGGTGAGGACGCCCCCGATGAACGGGCCGAGCGAGAGGCCGGTATAGACCGACGCAAGGGTGATGCCGAGCGCCCAGCCCCTCTTGTCTGGGGGGAACACCGAGACCACGATGGCGACGGAGGTGGTGAAGATCAGCGCACCTCCCGCTCCCTGCAGGACCCGGAATGCGATGAGAGCTTCAGGGGACCAGGCCAGGGCTGCGAAGAGGCAGGAGACCGTCATCAGGGCGATCCCCGCAAGAAAGAGCTTTTTCCGGCCCACGATATCCGCAAATCTCCCGAACGGGACGATGCAGATTGCGGTGGCCAGGACGTAGCTGGAGACGATCCATCCGAGGACTACCGCATCGAGCGAGAACTCCTTTCCGATCGCGGGGAGCGCTACGGTGATGGAGGAGGTGAGGTAGGGGACGAAGAACGAGGCGATCGTGGCGGTCGCCAGCACGATCCCCTGCTCCGTCGCCCGTTTCATGAGATGAAAGTTCTGACACTGATCATTGATAACATATGGCAACCCG
Coding sequences within it:
- a CDS encoding ATP-binding cassette domain-containing protein codes for the protein MPAIEVTDLTRSFGDLVAVDHISFRIEEGETFGLLGPNGAGKTTTISMLSTILEPTSGHANVNGLDIEKDQDGVRRSIGIVFQDQSLDEELTAYENMDFHARLYRIEKSTRDEKIMNLLRLVGLDDRKDDLVKTYSGGMRRRLEIARGLLHEPKVLFLDEPTLGLDPQTRNHLWEYIDRLNREKGITIILTTHYMEEADRLCRRVAIIDHGKIIAMDTPARLKEQIGGEVITVRSPEPGGICQSIRAPWVQHIEKHEDSVTISVQNAEEHITEVVTILTGNKIPIRSIAIRKPTLEDVFLHFTGRTIRAEEAGSKEAMRMIHRAFTRR
- a CDS encoding ABC transporter permease, with protein sequence MDIIHAIWLRSMKRYLRSKSRIVGSLAMPVFFLLFLGFGLNSVVSIPGMGQDYIGFLIPGMIAMSVLFTSVFSGIQIIWDKQFGFLKETLVAPVSRLEIMLGQTVGGASTAFVQGVFIMVLSLFLGINIQDAFGFLLAFVFMILIGIAFTAFGIAIASRMEDMHGFQLIMNFVVFPIFGLSGALFPIDSLPEFIKPITLLDPLTYGVEGIRYGLTGVSQINPVICLAVLGGFAVAMTVIGAFFFRKIKI
- a CDS encoding MFS transporter, which translates into the protein MKRATEQGIVLATATIASFFVPYLTSSITVALPAIGKEFSLDAVVLGWIVSSYVLATAICIVPFGRFADIVGRKKLFLAGIALMTVSCLFAALAWSPEALIAFRVLQGAGGALIFTTSVAIVVSVFPPDKRGWALGITLASVYTGLSLGPFIGGVLTAYLGWRSIFLVIVPMGIAVFSITRTHVKSEWAEARGARFDLPGSAFYALALFGIMYGLTLVPEPGSAFWLAVGISLLAGFLWWEHRSTSPVLDLSVFSGNVTFTFSNLAAMINYAATYGVTFLLSLYLQYTRGFSPEAAGLVLVAQPVVQAVFSPLAGRLSDRIEPRTVASAGMALTTTGLFLFIFLTDNAPLVFVVGVLMLLGLGYGLFSSPNTNAIMSSVDRRHYGVASSMVATMRAIGQMTSMALVMMIFSLVMGRVVVTPEVYPLFLESLHLIFIVMTVLCLFGVFASIARGNVKHPDENG